Sequence from the Kineosporia succinea genome:
GTGGGTGATGCTGTCTCATCTGTTGACCGAAGAATCAGCAGACTCACTTTTCAGCAGGGAGGCACGAGCAGGATGATCCGTTCGGTCGTGTTCGACGTTGGCGAGACACTCCTGGACGACACCTCGGAGTGGGGCCGGTGGGCGGACTGGATCGGTGTGCCCCGGCACACCTTCTCCGCCGTGATGGGGGCCGTGGTGACGGCCGGACGCGACAACGGTGAGACGTTCCAGTACTTCCGGCCGGGATTCGACATCCCGCGGGAACGTCAGCTGCGCGAGGAGGCCGGGGTGGGTGAGTGCATCGCCGAGACCGACCTCTACCCGGACGTGCGCCCGGCGCTGCACTCACTGCGCGAGGCCGGGTACTGGGTGGGCGTCTCGGGCAATCAGTCCGGGCGGGCGGGGGAGCTGCTGCGCGAGCTCGACCTGCCGGTGGACGCGGTGGCCGTGTCAGGTGACATCGGCCTGATCAAGCCGTCGAGGGCGTACTTCGACTGGCTCGCCGGGTGGGCGCCGGGGGAGCGCGACGAGATTCTCTACGTCGGCGACCACCGGGACTTCGACGTGGTTCCCGCCGTGGCCCAGGGCTTCCACGCCGCCCTGGTGCGGCGTGGGCCCTGGGGTCACCTCTGGGCGGACGACGAGGAGGTCAAGCGGACGGCGGACTGGGTGGTGGGCTCCCTGCGGGAACTGCCCGCCCTGCTCGGACCGCGGGAACCGGCCGGGCCGGAGCCAGTACCTCACGGGTGAAGCCCTCCACCGCCGCGGCCCGCACCGAGCTGGTGCCGGCCAGGGCGGTGAGGGTGCTGTGCACGTCGGGATCCACGCGCACGTTCTGGGGGGCGATCCGCTGGGCCGAGCGGAGCGTCTCCAGAACGTCGTCGTGCTGCCCGATCGCGAACTGGGCGCGGGCCAGGTCGACGTAGAAGTGCGAGCGGCGCTCGGCCGGCAGGGTGGGCGGAGGGGCCCAGCCGCGGGCCGTGTCGAGCGCGACCTGGGGCGCGTTCAGCTCGACGGCGGTGGACACCTCGTGG
This genomic interval carries:
- a CDS encoding HAD family hydrolase — protein: MIRSVVFDVGETLLDDTSEWGRWADWIGVPRHTFSAVMGAVVTAGRDNGETFQYFRPGFDIPRERQLREEAGVGECIAETDLYPDVRPALHSLREAGYWVGVSGNQSGRAGELLRELDLPVDAVAVSGDIGLIKPSRAYFDWLAGWAPGERDEILYVGDHRDFDVVPAVAQGFHAALVRRGPWGHLWADDEEVKRTADWVVGSLRELPALLGPREPAGPEPVPHG